The following are encoded in a window of Spea bombifrons isolate aSpeBom1 chromosome 2, aSpeBom1.2.pri, whole genome shotgun sequence genomic DNA:
- the LOC128474323 gene encoding vomeronasal type-2 receptor 26-like codes for MIEFLSYKEDLLTFISASASLLLCFVAGLILLVFTLFWDTPIVRANNRSLSFILLFFIMLSFLCVFLFLGRPVDITCMLRQTSFGIIFSVAVSCVLAKTLMVCIAFKATKPGSAWHKWVGVKLPNSTVMFCSSIQVIINICWLAISPPFQEQDLYSQKGKIIIQCNEGSVIAFYSVLGYMGFLAAVCFIIAFLARSLPDSFNEAKYITFSMLVFCSVWIAMIPAYLSTKGKYMVAVEIFAILMSSFGLLSCIFFPKCYIILFRPETNTKTYVLKNMNK; via the coding sequence ATGATCGAGTTTCTATCCTACAAGGAGGACCTGTTGACTTTCATCTCTGCATCAGCTTCACTTCTGTTATGTTTTGTGGCTGGTCTAATACTATTAgtgtttactttattttgggATACACCAATAGTCAGAGCTAATAACAGGAGCCTCAGCTTCATCCTCCTGTTCTTTATCATGTTGAGCttcctttgtgtgtttttatttcttggtcGTCCGGTGGATATAACATGCATGCTCCGTCAAACTTCTTTTGGAATCATCTTCTCGGTGGCTGTATCATGTGTGCTGGCCAAGACATTAATGGTCTGTATTGcttttaaagccaccaagcctGGCAGTGCATGGCACAAATGGGTTGGAGTCAAGCTGCCCAATTCCACCGTCATGTTTTGCTCATCTATTCAAGTTATAATTAATATCTGTTGGTTAGCTATTTCACCCCCATTTCAGGAGCAGGATCTGTACTCTCAAAAAGGAAAAATCATCATACAGTGTAATGAAGGTTCAGTCATTGCCTTTTACTCTGTCCTGGGTTATATGGGATTTCTGgctgctgtttgttttattatagcttttttagccaggtcattaccggacagttttaatgaggccaagtacatcaccttcagcatgctggtgttctgcagtGTTTGGATTGCAATGATCCCGGCATATCTGAGCACCAAAGGGAAATACATGGTGGCTGTAGAGATTTTTGCTATATTGATGTCAAGTTTTGGACTTttaagctgtattttttttcccaaatgctACATAATTCTATTTAGACCTGAAACGAACACAAAGACATATGTGCTCaagaatatgaataaataa